CATTTGCCGTAATATTTTCGACCAAGGTTCTGTATTCTTTTGCTTGATTACATTCTGGGTCATATTCGATTACTGTTTGTTTGTTAAATTCTGCTTTCTGAACGATATTGTCTCTTGGGACAAAGTGGATTAATTTTGTTCCTAATTTTTCAACAAATTCTTCCATTAATTCTTTTTCTCCATCTACTTTTCTTGAATTACAGATAATTCCCCCTAATCTAACTCCTGACTGGTCGGCATACTTTAAAATACCTTTTGCAATATTGTTTGCAGCATATAATGCCATCATTTCCCCTGATGTAACGATATATATTTCTTCTGCTAATCCATCTCTAAGTGGCATTGCGAAACCACCACATACAACATCCCCAAGAACATCGAAGAATAAATTATCCAAATCATCTGGATATCCTTCTAATTCTCTCATTGTATCAACAGCTGTAATAACTCCTCTACCAGCACATCCTACTCCTGGCTCAGGACCTCCACTCTCAACACAGTAGATACCTCCAAATCCTTGTTTTCTAACTTTTTCAAGTGTAATTGCATCTTCCCCTTCATCCCTCAATACATCCATTACTGTATTTTGCCCCATTCCGTGGAGAATCATTCTTGTTGAATCTGCTTTTGGGTCACATCCGTGTATCATTACTTTATGGCCTAAAAAGTGAGCAAGAGCTGCTGCCATATTTTGTGTAGTGGTTGATTTTCCAATACCTCCTTTTCCATATATTGCTATTTTTTTTGCTTCCGGAGCAATTTCGTCGAAACTCATTTAACACACCTTATTATTTTTTTTAAATTTTAATTTTACTAATTGTTATATTGGAATAATACTTCCTATTTTATTGTAGGTATACGGAAATATATTTCCGCTTCTAAATTATAGTAGGTTATTATAGTATATAAAGATTTTTATTTTAATAATCTAAATAAATATATAAAAGAATATATAATAATAAATAAAAATATGTTAAAGGGAGCTCCCAACTTAAATTCCCAACTTAAAAACAAAAGAAAATATTATTAAAAAAAGATAAATTTATTATTTAAACCAAAATTTTAAAAACAATTTTCCAAATTCAGTTATTTTTACAGTAGCGCGGTCCTTTTCAGCAAATCCACATTGAAGAAGCGGTTCAACCCTATCATATGCCGTTCTCCTATGAATGCCAAGCTCTTTTGCAAGTTCTTCTATTTTTACAGCACCTCCCATAGTATCAATTTTAAGCATCGTTTCCTTTGTA
The window above is part of the Methanococcus aeolicus Nankai-3 genome. Proteins encoded here:
- the nifH gene encoding nitrogenase iron protein, whose translation is MSFDEIAPEAKKIAIYGKGGIGKSTTTQNMAAALAHFLGHKVMIHGCDPKADSTRMILHGMGQNTVMDVLRDEGEDAITLEKVRKQGFGGIYCVESGGPEPGVGCAGRGVITAVDTMRELEGYPDDLDNLFFDVLGDVVCGGFAMPLRDGLAEEIYIVTSGEMMALYAANNIAKGILKYADQSGVRLGGIICNSRKVDGEKELMEEFVEKLGTKLIHFVPRDNIVQKAEFNKQTVIEYDPECNQAKEYRTLVENITANEDLVKPTPLSMEELEQLVEKYGLLD